A DNA window from Hymenobacter aquaticus contains the following coding sequences:
- a CDS encoding amidohydrolase, translating to MKQVVLSVGIVLGLGLGVSAQTGPPPDMVLLNGQVFTADAAHPTAQALAIRGERIVAVGTTAEITRLAGPGTRRIDVRGRVVTPGFNDAHNHFGAWPAGVQLQFKTMEPTWAETQDAIREAVRKAPPGTWIFGSVGATVVLDTLVNRAALDGLAPNHPVLLSAYYGHLRIINGKAMPLLRIGAEQPDPLGGTFERVRGTRQINGRLREYAEWESDKLLLAQVPDSAVIRELRQLAAQAAGFGITTVQLFTTMPMARFARLAQQADLPLRVHARPFGTTTARGRETTEQRQLSKLPSYGPKVRVSGLKWVLDATPYERGAALRYDYLDQPGWRGQLNFSAAEVAKMVQEGLSWQQPLLFHCAGDRSAELVLSTLESYGTKVSWPAQRVRIEHGDGVIEDLLPRAKKLGVVVVQNPAHFTEPALFHRRWKTTMQPLRSLLTAGVPLALGSDGPLNPFLNIMLASLAPSNPAEAITRQQAVQAYTTGSAFAEFAEKDKGTIAVGKLADVAVLSQDIFVVPPPELPRTTSVLTILGGKVVHDAGALK from the coding sequence ATGAAACAGGTAGTGCTGAGCGTGGGAATAGTGCTGGGACTGGGACTCGGGGTAAGCGCCCAAACGGGGCCGCCGCCCGATATGGTGCTGCTCAACGGGCAGGTGTTCACGGCCGATGCGGCCCACCCCACGGCCCAGGCCCTGGCCATTCGGGGGGAGCGGATAGTGGCCGTGGGCACCACGGCCGAAATAACCCGGCTGGCCGGCCCCGGCACGCGGCGTATTGATGTGCGGGGGCGCGTCGTCACGCCCGGCTTCAACGACGCCCACAATCATTTCGGCGCGTGGCCGGCCGGCGTGCAGCTGCAGTTCAAAACAATGGAGCCGACCTGGGCGGAAACCCAGGACGCTATTCGGGAAGCGGTGCGGAAAGCGCCGCCGGGCACCTGGATTTTTGGCAGCGTGGGTGCTACCGTGGTGCTCGATACGCTCGTGAACCGGGCGGCGCTGGATGGGCTGGCCCCCAATCACCCCGTGCTGCTGAGTGCCTACTACGGGCATTTGCGCATCATCAATGGTAAAGCCATGCCCCTGCTGCGCATTGGGGCCGAGCAGCCCGACCCGCTGGGCGGCACGTTTGAGCGGGTGCGGGGCACGCGCCAGATCAACGGCCGGCTGCGGGAGTACGCCGAGTGGGAGTCCGACAAGCTGCTGCTGGCCCAGGTGCCCGACTCGGCCGTTATCCGGGAGCTGCGGCAGCTGGCGGCCCAGGCGGCGGGCTTCGGCATTACCACCGTGCAGTTGTTTACCACCATGCCCATGGCCCGCTTTGCCCGCTTGGCGCAGCAAGCCGATCTGCCGTTGCGGGTGCACGCCCGCCCGTTTGGCACTACCACGGCCCGGGGGCGCGAAACCACCGAGCAGCGCCAACTGAGCAAGCTGCCCAGCTATGGCCCCAAAGTGCGGGTGAGCGGCCTGAAATGGGTGCTGGATGCCACGCCCTACGAGCGGGGCGCGGCCCTGCGCTACGATTACCTCGACCAGCCCGGGTGGCGCGGACAGCTCAACTTCAGTGCGGCCGAAGTAGCCAAGATGGTGCAGGAAGGCCTGAGCTGGCAGCAGCCCCTGCTGTTTCACTGCGCTGGCGACCGGTCGGCGGAGCTGGTGCTGAGCACGCTGGAAAGCTACGGTACCAAGGTGAGCTGGCCGGCCCAGCGCGTGCGCATCGAGCACGGCGACGGAGTAATTGAGGACCTGCTGCCGCGGGCCAAAAAGCTGGGCGTGGTCGTGGTGCAAAACCCCGCGCACTTTACCGAGCCCGCGCTGTTTCACCGGCGCTGGAAAACCACCATGCAGCCGCTCCGCTCCCTGCTGACGGCCGGCGTGCCGCTGGCCCTCGGCTCGGATGGCCCGCTGAACCCGTTTCTGAACATCATGCTGGCCAGCCTCGCACCTTCTAACCCGGCCGAGGCCATTACCCGCCAGCAGGCCGTGCAGGCCTACACCACCGGCTCCGCCTTTGCCGAGTTTGCGGAAAAAGACAAGGGCACTATTGCGGTGGGCAAGCTGGCCGATGTGGCCGTGTTATCACAGGATATTTTCGTCGTGCCGCCGCCCGAGCTGCCCCGCACTACCAGCGTGCTGACCATTCTGGGAGGCAAGGTGGTGCACGATGCCGGGGCGCTGAAGTAG
- a CDS encoding pectate lyase family protein produces the protein MKTNTLVALVLSSLSGLLTGCETSSPTPATPTPHAASVAADVEASCTAPGWASQNGGTTGGGTATPTIVTTYAQLKAAIQSSSVKVVQVSGTITIPSGGRISFQDQTGKTIFGTTGAKLVSADQTKDNSGILYVKRCKNVVIRNLVFEGPGAYDTDGWDNCTLDASTNVWVDHCEFRDGVDGNFDIKNTSDYITVSWTKFAYLKPPKAGGSGGSDDHRFSDLIGSSDGATADRGTLRITFARCWWAQGCVARMPRVRFGKVHLVNNLFNSTVSKSCVQAGFEANLLIQNNVFENVANPIDLMDKTATAVQETGNLYTNVTGAKVGNGKTAFTPPYAVSALGATSVKAAVTASAGAGATIAGNTCASSAI, from the coding sequence ATGAAAACCAACACCCTGGTAGCCCTCGTGCTATCCTCGCTTTCCGGCCTGCTGACCGGCTGCGAAACCAGCAGCCCCACACCCGCCACGCCCACGCCCCACGCCGCTTCCGTAGCGGCCGACGTAGAAGCCAGCTGCACCGCCCCGGGCTGGGCCTCGCAGAACGGGGGCACCACGGGCGGCGGCACGGCCACGCCCACCATCGTGACCACCTACGCCCAGCTCAAGGCCGCCATTCAAAGCAGCAGCGTGAAGGTGGTGCAGGTCAGCGGCACGATTACGATTCCCTCGGGGGGCCGCATTTCCTTCCAGGACCAGACCGGCAAAACCATCTTCGGCACCACCGGCGCCAAGCTCGTCTCGGCCGACCAGACCAAGGACAACTCGGGCATTCTGTACGTGAAGCGCTGCAAAAACGTGGTTATCCGCAACCTCGTGTTTGAGGGCCCCGGCGCCTACGACACCGACGGCTGGGACAACTGCACCCTGGATGCCTCGACCAACGTGTGGGTGGACCACTGCGAGTTTCGCGACGGGGTCGACGGCAACTTCGACATCAAGAATACCTCCGACTACATCACCGTTTCCTGGACCAAGTTTGCCTACCTGAAGCCCCCGAAAGCCGGCGGCTCGGGCGGCTCCGACGACCACCGCTTCTCCGACCTGATCGGCTCCTCGGACGGGGCCACCGCCGACCGGGGCACGCTGCGCATCACCTTTGCCCGCTGCTGGTGGGCCCAGGGCTGCGTGGCCCGCATGCCGCGGGTGCGCTTCGGCAAGGTGCACCTGGTCAACAACCTGTTCAACAGCACCGTCAGCAAGTCGTGCGTGCAGGCCGGCTTCGAGGCCAACCTGCTGATTCAGAACAACGTGTTTGAGAACGTAGCCAACCCCATCGACCTGATGGACAAAACCGCCACGGCCGTGCAGGAAACCGGCAACCTCTACACCAACGTGACCGGCGCCAAGGTGGGCAACGGCAAAACCGCCTTCACGCCACCCTACGCGGTATCGGCACTGGGTGCTACCAGCGTGAAGGCTGCCGTCACGGCCTCCGCTGGGGCCGGGGCTACTATTGCGGGCAACACCTGCGCCAGCAGCGCCATCTAA
- a CDS encoding tail fiber domain-containing protein yields MKTLYTLLPILLLATAARAQTTPGGVRIGTAGSPHAAAILDLDAQGKGLLIPRMDSVTRVGISTPPDGLMVFQTDGRRGFWYATDGTWLFIPDKARAADNLGNHVATQNLVLNGKRLVGGTAAAPGTVGLTIDANGLVRLNNGYIRPSGSYANGIGLHVFNADAGLLVRTAIGYGDNNPPASGLGDRLMWTSYYGSFRAGGVDGTQWDAANMGFYSTALGYNTIAASVYSFAVGFANEVRGSYGSALGRGNFVAPVSLASTVFGRDCRVQDNYSIAGGYNNKAQGVAAVALGERCTANADYAVALGRYASANGRSGTFTLADFSVNDSLRASANNQFSARYAGGYRLFTNSLMTIGAQLQTGQTAWSTLSDSTRKELVRPADGNLFLERINRLRLGSWNYRGQDPRTFRHYGPMAQDFYQAFGHDALGTIGNDTTINQADFDGVNLIAIQALYRRVLALEAENAQLRRQVQARHPDQPGNAPAPTAALEERVRRLEALLGAQAQR; encoded by the coding sequence TTGAAAACACTTTACACGCTGCTACCCATCCTGTTGCTTGCTACGGCGGCCCGGGCCCAAACCACGCCCGGCGGGGTGCGCATCGGCACGGCCGGCTCGCCCCACGCCGCCGCCATCCTCGACCTCGACGCCCAGGGCAAGGGCCTGCTCATCCCGCGCATGGACTCGGTCACCCGCGTGGGCATCAGCACCCCGCCCGACGGGCTGATGGTGTTCCAGACCGACGGCCGCCGGGGCTTCTGGTACGCCACCGACGGCACCTGGCTGTTCATTCCCGACAAAGCCCGCGCCGCCGACAACCTGGGCAACCACGTGGCCACCCAAAACCTGGTGCTGAACGGCAAGCGCCTGGTGGGCGGCACGGCCGCCGCCCCCGGCACCGTGGGCCTGACCATTGACGCCAACGGCCTGGTGCGCCTCAACAACGGCTACATCCGCCCCTCCGGCTCCTACGCCAACGGCATCGGCCTGCACGTGTTTAATGCCGACGCGGGCCTGCTGGTGCGCACCGCCATCGGCTACGGCGACAATAACCCGCCCGCCTCCGGCCTGGGCGACCGGCTGATGTGGACCAGCTACTACGGCTCCTTCCGGGCCGGCGGCGTCGATGGCACCCAGTGGGACGCGGCCAACATGGGCTTCTACTCCACCGCCCTGGGCTACAACACCATTGCCGCCTCGGTTTATAGCTTTGCCGTTGGCTTCGCCAACGAGGTGCGCGGCTCCTACGGCTCGGCCCTGGGCCGCGGCAACTTCGTCGCGCCGGTGTCGTTGGCCTCCACCGTCTTCGGCCGCGACTGCCGCGTGCAGGACAACTACAGCATTGCCGGGGGCTACAACAACAAGGCCCAGGGAGTAGCGGCCGTGGCCCTGGGCGAGCGGTGCACCGCCAACGCCGACTACGCCGTGGCCCTGGGCCGCTACGCCTCGGCCAACGGCCGCAGCGGCACCTTCACCCTGGCCGACTTCTCCGTCAACGACTCGCTGCGGGCCTCGGCTAACAACCAGTTTTCGGCCCGCTACGCCGGTGGCTACCGCCTCTTTACCAACAGCCTGATGACCATCGGGGCCCAGCTGCAAACCGGCCAGACGGCCTGGAGTACCCTCTCCGACTCGACCCGTAAGGAGCTGGTGCGCCCGGCCGACGGCAACCTGTTTCTGGAGCGCATCAACCGCCTGCGCCTGGGCTCCTGGAACTACCGCGGCCAAGACCCGCGCACCTTCCGCCACTACGGCCCCATGGCCCAGGATTTCTACCAGGCTTTCGGCCACGACGCGCTGGGTACCATCGGCAACGACACGACCATCAACCAGGCCGACTTCGACGGGGTCAACCTCATTGCCATTCAGGCCCTCTACCGCCGCGTGCTGGCCCTGGAAGCCGAAAACGCCCAACTGCGCCGCCAGGTGCAGGCCCGGCACCCCGACCAGCCGGGTAATGCGCCGGCCCCCACGGCCGCCCTCGAAGAGCGGGTGCGCCGCCTCGAAGCGTTGCTCGGCGCCCAGGCCCAACGTTAA
- a CDS encoding tail fiber domain-containing protein → MKTHYRLLLAALLLSPAAAHAQTTPGVGIGVAVPLSRLHVAGGSVLFSTAGDVSGNALPLTGEGRRLLWYADKAAFRVGYVGSYGSNYWDDANIGLYSFATGYNPLASGQYSFAAGNATTASGEAAVALGRYGTASGLRSMGFNGNASAEGAIALGTGTLATGPEAVALGPSAVSQGIASICIGSSTVSVGYSVAIGLSNLVTGQFGTAIGKNARVAHQGAMTLGDASAGFSNDYVTSTTNNQMTMRFAGGYRLITSRRGNSPTTFETGPITGVELTAGAGSWTTLSDRRAKENFRPLDAEQVLRKVAALPITEWNYKSQPATQRHIGPMAQDFYQAFRLDGIGRDTTINTVDIDGVSMVAIQALEKRTAQLQQENEQLRAQLRHKDEQLAQQLRTLNERLAALEQPATRPARRKPNGVPQNVAAN, encoded by the coding sequence ATGAAGACCCACTACCGCCTGCTGCTCGCCGCCCTGTTGCTCTCCCCTGCTGCCGCCCACGCCCAAACCACGCCCGGCGTCGGTATCGGCGTCGCCGTTCCCCTCAGCCGCCTGCACGTGGCGGGCGGCAGCGTACTGTTTTCCACCGCCGGCGACGTGTCCGGCAACGCCCTGCCCCTCACCGGCGAAGGCCGGCGCCTGCTCTGGTACGCCGACAAGGCCGCCTTCCGGGTGGGCTACGTGGGCAGCTACGGCAGCAATTACTGGGACGACGCCAACATCGGCCTCTACTCCTTCGCCACCGGCTACAACCCGCTTGCCTCGGGCCAATATTCCTTTGCGGCCGGCAACGCCACCACGGCTTCCGGCGAAGCAGCCGTGGCGCTGGGCCGCTACGGCACCGCCAGCGGCCTCCGCAGTATGGGTTTCAACGGCAACGCTTCCGCGGAGGGCGCCATTGCCCTGGGCACCGGCACCCTGGCTACCGGCCCCGAAGCCGTGGCGCTGGGCCCCAGCGCCGTTTCCCAGGGCATTGCCAGCATCTGCATCGGATCCTCAACGGTCAGCGTCGGCTACTCCGTGGCTATCGGCCTGAGCAACCTGGTGACGGGCCAGTTTGGCACCGCTATCGGCAAAAACGCCCGCGTCGCCCACCAGGGCGCCATGACCCTGGGCGACGCCAGCGCCGGCTTTTCCAACGACTACGTCACCAGCACGACCAACAACCAGATGACCATGCGCTTTGCCGGCGGCTACCGGCTCATCACCTCCCGGCGGGGCAACTCCCCGACGACCTTCGAAACGGGCCCCATCACCGGCGTGGAGCTGACCGCCGGCGCCGGCTCCTGGACGACGCTGAGCGACCGGCGCGCCAAGGAAAACTTCCGCCCCCTCGACGCCGAGCAGGTGCTGCGCAAAGTGGCCGCGCTGCCCATCACCGAGTGGAACTACAAGTCGCAGCCCGCCACCCAGCGCCACATCGGCCCCATGGCTCAGGATTTCTACCAGGCCTTCCGCCTCGACGGCATCGGCCGCGACACCACCATCAACACCGTCGACATCGACGGCGTGAGCATGGTCGCCATTCAGGCCCTGGAAAAGCGCACCGCCCAGCTCCAGCAGGAAAACGAGCAGCTCCGGGCCCAGCTCCGCCACAAGGACGAGCAGCTCGCCCAGCAATTGCGCACCCTCAACGAACGCCTGGCCGCCCTGGAGCAGCCCGCCACCCGCCCCGCCCGTCGTAAGCCAAACGGGGTGCCCCAGAACGTAGCGGCCAACTAA
- a CDS encoding cupin domain-containing protein: MKTNLPPSPASPTYPLTIDNGLGEQLTFLGVQPEPDGDRLLVENTVAPGLGPLMHTHWLQDESLTVVRGRLAYQVLGQPTQYAGPGDTVLFARGTPHRFWNAGPDPLHCHGWIKPAHTIVFFLSAIYQAQRKSGRLQPEAFDAAYLLTRYAREYDLPELPRLVRQVVIPTTYLAGKLLGKYRKFAGAPAPVAA; the protein is encoded by the coding sequence ATGAAAACCAACCTGCCTCCCTCCCCCGCTTCGCCCACCTACCCCCTCACCATCGACAACGGCCTGGGCGAGCAGCTCACCTTCCTGGGCGTGCAGCCCGAGCCCGACGGCGACCGGCTGCTGGTCGAGAATACCGTGGCGCCCGGCCTGGGCCCCCTGATGCACACCCACTGGCTGCAAGACGAAAGCCTGACCGTGGTGCGGGGCCGGCTGGCCTACCAGGTGCTGGGCCAGCCCACCCAGTACGCCGGCCCCGGCGACACCGTCCTGTTTGCCCGCGGCACCCCTCACCGCTTCTGGAACGCCGGCCCCGACCCGCTGCACTGCCACGGCTGGATCAAGCCCGCCCACACCATCGTGTTTTTCCTCTCGGCCATCTACCAGGCGCAGCGCAAGTCGGGCCGGCTCCAGCCCGAAGCCTTTGACGCGGCCTACCTGCTGACCCGCTACGCCCGCGAGTACGACCTGCCCGAGCTGCCCCGCCTCGTCCGTCAGGTCGTCATCCCGACCACCTACCTGGCCGGAAAGCTGCTGGGCAAGTACCGCAAATTCGCGGGGGCCCCCGCCCCGGTAGCCGCGTAG
- a CDS encoding DUF1772 domain-containing protein: MNTLPALPPLRRRLGNTFFSLALLSYGAVLGGSLYQLIAEVPNWATPDVPRALIAYQNFFRVSHAGYFFQTLMPLALLSLGAATALLWPQAGPLRRGLLLLAGILLNELFTVAYFMPRNVVLFLTPLDDTPDVTINTFAREWQLANYLRLALSGLVMLSFLKAHRLLDAPPQPAPDAAPLPELRPTLTY, encoded by the coding sequence ATGAACACACTCCCCGCTCTTCCGCCCCTGCGCCGCCGCCTGGGCAACACCTTCTTTTCCCTGGCCCTGCTCAGCTACGGCGCCGTGCTGGGCGGCAGCCTCTACCAGCTCATTGCGGAAGTTCCCAACTGGGCCACCCCCGACGTGCCCCGGGCCCTGATAGCCTACCAGAACTTCTTCCGGGTGTCGCACGCGGGCTACTTCTTCCAGACCCTGATGCCCCTGGCCCTCCTGAGCCTGGGCGCGGCCACCGCGCTGCTCTGGCCCCAGGCCGGCCCCCTGCGCCGGGGGCTGCTGCTGCTGGCCGGCATCCTGCTCAACGAGCTTTTCACCGTGGCCTATTTCATGCCCCGCAACGTGGTGCTGTTTCTCACCCCCCTCGATGACACGCCCGACGTGACCATCAACACCTTCGCCCGGGAGTGGCAGCTGGCCAACTACCTGCGCCTGGCCCTGAGCGGCCTGGTCATGCTCAGCTTCCTGAAGGCCCACCGCCTGCTCGACGCCCCGCCCCAGCCCGCCCCCGACGCCGCGCCCCTGCCCGAGCTGCGCCCCACCCTGACCTACTAA
- a CDS encoding helix-turn-helix transcriptional regulator, with amino-acid sequence MEQFYPIPPDSPLSAALRHCWQMDHQGPALTHETIIPKGLVEVIFNLNEAGPVTARIETETFRLPRCFLSGFHSVPLHTWLPRRHTLFGMVLNPTAVGRLFRLEAADFVNQCLDLTLAHAPLLALWHQLLEQPDFPARVARVQQWLRPRLPQLTPQEQFLDHYLNTPAAAALSVPALADELCYSPRHLTRKLQTLTGMNTEQTLLYHKYRRSVELIHTTSLSLTEIAHACQFVDQAHFSRTFRAFTQLSPRDYRRHKSHLPGHLFTTPQ; translated from the coding sequence ATGGAGCAGTTCTACCCCATCCCGCCCGACTCGCCCCTGAGCGCCGCCCTGCGCCACTGCTGGCAGATGGACCACCAGGGCCCGGCCCTCACCCACGAAACCATCATTCCCAAGGGCCTGGTCGAAGTCATCTTCAACCTCAACGAGGCCGGGCCGGTCACGGCCCGCATCGAAACGGAAACCTTCCGGCTGCCCCGCTGCTTTCTGAGCGGCTTCCACTCGGTGCCCCTCCACACCTGGCTGCCCCGGCGCCACACCCTGTTCGGCATGGTGCTCAACCCCACCGCCGTGGGCCGCCTCTTCCGCCTCGAAGCCGCCGACTTCGTCAACCAGTGCCTGGATCTGACCCTGGCCCACGCCCCGCTGCTGGCGCTGTGGCACCAGCTGCTCGAGCAGCCCGACTTCCCGGCCCGCGTGGCCCGGGTGCAGCAGTGGCTGCGGCCCCGCCTGCCCCAGCTCACGCCCCAGGAGCAGTTCCTGGACCACTACCTCAACACCCCCGCCGCCGCCGCCCTGAGCGTGCCGGCCCTGGCCGACGAGCTGTGCTACTCGCCCCGCCACCTAACCCGCAAGCTCCAGACCCTGACGGGCATGAACACCGAGCAAACCCTGCTCTACCACAAGTACCGCCGCTCCGTGGAGCTGATCCACACCACCTCCCTCTCGCTGACGGAAATAGCCCACGCCTGCCAGTTCGTCGACCAGGCCCACTTCAGCCGCACCTTCCGCGCCTTCACCCAGCTCAGCCCCCGCGACTACCGCCGCCACAAAAGCCACCTCCCCGGCCACCTCTTCACCACCCCCCAGTAA
- a CDS encoding DUF262 domain-containing protein, with protein MSKKTNSVTVLSAVDAKLQKVHTQSLDLSFNELLDMYVSGELIINPDYQRVFRWSEGAQSRFIESLLLEMPVPPIYVVEVKEGRYMLIDGLQRISTYLHLRGELKASHLTPPINKGDVLKLVDCDIVEELNGMTFDTLGVALQIRLKRAFVRVEVVRKGSDKKFKYHMFKRLNTGGELLTGQQLRNCTIRLLDDKFNDFIIKLSTKDEFVTCIDSITYEQRLGAFDQELVLRFFALKNDITSFKHDVADFLTDYMEKVAESNDKSFFVYKDEEKIFVKTFSIFYNTLGDYSFGQVNKGAITRGFGVYQFEALSVGIQPYIDKIDLKSKKQLEDISQKIRQIKLDPTFVSLTTGGGKNSPGLLRKRIQFVVEELKSFFSAI; from the coding sequence ATGTCAAAAAAGACTAATTCTGTCACCGTTCTAAGTGCAGTAGACGCTAAACTTCAAAAAGTTCATACCCAAAGTTTGGATCTTTCTTTTAATGAACTATTAGATATGTATGTAAGTGGGGAATTAATAATCAATCCTGATTACCAACGTGTATTTAGATGGTCAGAGGGGGCTCAGTCAAGATTTATTGAATCTCTGTTATTGGAAATGCCAGTTCCGCCTATCTACGTGGTAGAAGTAAAGGAAGGTAGGTACATGCTCATAGATGGTTTACAGCGCATTTCAACATACCTGCATCTGCGAGGAGAACTTAAAGCAAGCCATTTGACTCCTCCAATAAATAAAGGGGATGTTTTGAAATTGGTGGATTGTGACATCGTGGAGGAACTTAACGGAATGACTTTTGATACTTTGGGTGTTGCGTTGCAAATTAGACTGAAGAGGGCTTTTGTTAGAGTAGAAGTCGTTAGAAAAGGCAGTGATAAGAAGTTTAAATATCATATGTTTAAGAGATTGAATACTGGTGGAGAATTGCTTACTGGGCAGCAACTTAGAAACTGCACTATACGGCTGTTGGATGATAAGTTTAATGATTTTATTATTAAATTAAGTACTAAAGACGAATTTGTGACTTGTATAGACTCAATAACTTATGAACAGAGGTTGGGGGCCTTTGATCAAGAATTAGTTTTACGATTTTTTGCTCTTAAAAATGACATAACCTCATTCAAGCATGATGTTGCTGATTTCTTAACCGATTATATGGAGAAAGTTGCCGAGTCTAATGATAAGAGTTTTTTTGTGTACAAAGATGAGGAAAAGATTTTTGTGAAAACCTTTTCTATATTTTACAATACTCTAGGAGATTACAGTTTTGGGCAGGTTAATAAAGGTGCAATTACTCGTGGGTTTGGGGTATATCAATTTGAAGCATTGTCTGTAGGTATACAGCCTTATATAGATAAAATAGACCTAAAAAGCAAGAAGCAATTAGAGGATATTTCTCAGAAAATACGTCAAATAAAGCTTGATCCTACATTCGTTTCCTTAACTACAGGTGGTGGTAAAAATTCTCCCGGACTTTTAAGGAAGCGTATTCAATTTGTTGTTGAGGAATTGAAAAGCTTTTTCAGTGCGATATGA
- a CDS encoding MAE_28990/MAE_18760 family HEPN-like nuclease, whose protein sequence is MIADDLIAELEFDIEWRFDEIRFYHNIIARLSDNGEKMRMRRAVIVMLYAHFEGFAKFAFQVYVKFINISNVKGRDVVYPVLAASIMKEIKGLNNLNQKSPIFRNESPEDTDLHLLARSIEFVERLGELSERCINLKEDDVVNTESNLTPVVMRKILFRLGFPYNDLSSVESSIQKLLGFRNAIAHGKMREGIEASVYEKIHQDVFALINAVKRKVSAAIMGSEFLKTAT, encoded by the coding sequence ATGATAGCTGACGATTTAATAGCCGAGTTGGAGTTTGATATAGAGTGGAGGTTTGACGAAATTAGGTTCTATCATAATATAATAGCTAGGTTAAGTGATAATGGTGAAAAAATGCGGATGCGTAGAGCTGTAATCGTAATGCTATATGCACACTTTGAAGGGTTTGCAAAGTTTGCATTTCAGGTTTATGTGAAGTTTATTAATATATCTAACGTAAAAGGCCGAGATGTCGTGTATCCTGTGCTTGCTGCTAGTATAATGAAAGAAATAAAGGGGTTAAATAATTTGAATCAAAAATCTCCAATATTTAGAAATGAATCTCCAGAGGATACTGATTTGCATCTTCTGGCTAGAAGTATAGAATTCGTTGAAAGGCTTGGTGAATTAAGTGAAAGGTGTATTAATTTGAAAGAAGATGATGTCGTGAATACCGAATCAAATCTTACTCCTGTTGTTATGAGAAAGATATTATTTAGGCTAGGTTTTCCATATAATGATTTATCAAGCGTTGAAAGTAGTATTCAAAAACTACTAGGTTTTCGGAATGCTATTGCTCATGGAAAGATGAGAGAAGGAATAGAAGCTAGTGTGTATGAAAAGATACATCAAGATGTCTTTGCGCTAATTAATGCAGTTAAGAGAAAAGTAAGTGCCGCAATAATGGGTTCAGAATTTCTGAAAACGGCAACGTAA
- a CDS encoding AAA family ATPase, with the protein MPDSAAAPGFPRLTYLRIKNYRALRDVELRDLTPLTVFIGPNGSGKSTVLDALAFLAEAVSGNLQQAWEKRNRFAGMRTRGQEGAIEFEVKISLDSGEILTYVFQVDERDGLVWVTDEVLHVGFQDEGVKIFYLDESAFSRTTLGRSNIYRSEKLTDIGITKTSALESLLLLRSRTGEYYQIAHQLGLEPSFEVIFSQILTSYRYIHLTDDHLKGYSDAGPREKLSANGDNLPNVLYYLHTRHPAALARVTEKLRRWVPGLADVVPEITSDERLLLRFRDAPFEKPLPAQYMSDGTMRLAALLTLLYEPQATGLLGIEEPENELHPRLLARLAEELVAATATRQLLVATHSPLLLDALEPEQVWILHRGADGYTRATRTADIAQVKEAVADGSPLGYLWTSNFFRLGDPLAPLTSADR; encoded by the coding sequence ATGCCTGACTCTGCCGCGGCCCCTGGTTTTCCTCGCCTCACCTACCTGCGCATCAAGAACTACCGCGCCCTGCGCGACGTGGAGCTGCGCGACCTGACGCCGCTGACGGTGTTTATCGGGCCGAATGGGAGCGGGAAGTCCACGGTGCTGGATGCGCTGGCCTTTCTGGCCGAGGCGGTGAGCGGGAATTTGCAGCAGGCCTGGGAGAAGCGGAACCGGTTTGCCGGCATGCGCACGCGGGGGCAGGAGGGGGCTATTGAGTTTGAGGTAAAAATCTCTCTCGATTCTGGAGAAATATTGACCTATGTATTTCAAGTAGATGAAAGAGACGGTTTAGTGTGGGTTACGGATGAAGTGCTACATGTCGGTTTTCAGGATGAGGGGGTGAAAATATTCTATCTTGATGAGTCAGCCTTTTCGAGAACAACTCTTGGAAGATCAAATATTTATAGAAGCGAAAAACTCACGGATATAGGCATTACAAAAACATCGGCTTTAGAGTCTTTACTACTACTTCGAAGTCGGACAGGAGAATACTACCAGATAGCACATCAACTTGGTTTAGAGCCATCTTTTGAAGTTATATTCTCACAAATCCTCACCTCCTACCGCTACATCCACCTCACCGACGACCACCTGAAGGGCTACTCCGATGCCGGGCCGCGGGAGAAGCTGTCGGCCAACGGGGACAACCTGCCCAACGTGCTGTATTACCTGCACACCCGGCACCCGGCGGCGCTGGCCCGCGTCACGGAGAAGCTGCGGCGCTGGGTGCCGGGGCTGGCCGACGTGGTGCCGGAAATTACCTCGGATGAGCGGCTGCTGCTGCGCTTCCGGGATGCGCCGTTTGAGAAGCCCCTGCCGGCCCAGTATATGTCGGACGGCACGATGCGGCTGGCGGCGCTGCTCACGCTGCTCTACGAGCCGCAGGCTACCGGGCTGCTGGGCATCGAGGAGCCGGAAAACGAGCTGCACCCGCGCCTGCTGGCCCGGCTGGCCGAGGAGCTGGTGGCGGCCACCGCGACGCGGCAGCTGCTGGTGGCTACCCACTCGCCCTTGCTGCTGGATGCCCTGGAGCCCGAGCAGGTCTGGATTCTGCACCGGGGCGCGGATGGCTACACCCGGGCCACGCGCACGGCCGATATTGCGCAGGTGAAGGAGGCGGTGGCGGATGGCTCGCCGCTGGGCTACCTCTGGACCAGCAACTTCTTCCGCCTCGGCGACCCGCTGGCCCCCCTTACCTCAGCCGACCGGTAG